A segment of the Planctomycetota bacterium genome:
CTCGTCGAACGCTTCGGGTAGCGCCTCGCGCCACGCCTCGCCGAGCGGCGCGGTGACCTCGACCGACTCGTCGCGCATCGGGTGGCGGAACGCCAGCGATCGGGCGTGCAGGGCGATCTGCCGCGCGCGCTCGTCTTCGTGCTCCTCGCCGAATCGCCGCGTGGCGCCGTACTGGTGGTCGCCGACCACCGCGTGGCCGCGCGACGCCGCCTGCACGCGGATCTGGTGCGTGCGGCCGGTCTCGAGCTGGATCTCCAGCCAACTCATCGCGTCGCTCGCCCAGCGGACGGCGTAGTGGAGCACGGCGCGCTTGCCGCGCGGGTCGTCCTCCGGTACGACGATCGCCTGCGCCATGC
Coding sequences within it:
- a CDS encoding RNA pseudouridine synthase, producing MEGNFYVGIIHRLDRPVTGAIAFGRHARATQRLARQFQERTVGKTYWALVEGRVAPDEGTWTDMLHKRHGMAQAIVVPEDDPRGKRAVLHYAVRWASDAMSWLEIQLETGRTHQIRVQAASRGHAVVGDHQYGATRRFGEEHEDERARQIALHARSLAFRHPMRDESVEVTAPLGEAWREALPEAFDE